The following are encoded in a window of Cycloclasticus pugetii PS-1 genomic DNA:
- the lptM gene encoding LPS translocon maturation chaperone LptM, translated as MSRLLKMMLICGLLAMLAACGQKGPLYMPSNQIAQELGL; from the coding sequence ATGTCGCGTTTATTAAAAATGATGCTAATTTGTGGGTTACTGGCCATGCTAGCTGCTTGTGGACAGAAAGGGCCGCTGTATATGCCGAGTAATCAAATCGCACAAGAATTAGGTTTGTAA
- the ubiB gene encoding ubiquinone biosynthesis regulatory protein kinase UbiB, with protein MINPTTAFRLIRIQRVLLRYGLDEFVFNLHLFRPLRYLTYLSPSYFLGKRKGSRGERLRKALEDLGPIFVKFGQILSTRQDLLPPDIGEELSRLQDNVPPFADDLARQIIESSLEVPIEEVFSTFSPSPLASASVAQVHTATLHTGEDVVVKVLRPGIEKIINSDVGLLYTLAELANKYWGEAKRLKPLDVVKEFDHTIHDELDLVREAANASQLRRNFENSEHLYVPDVYWDYTRQNVMVMERIYGTPIGKIDQLREKGVDLKLLAERGVEIFFAQVFRDNFFHADMHPGNIFASDDAKYLAVDFGIMGSVTLEDQRYLAENFLAFFQRDYLRVAQLHIESGWVPKETRVDEFESAIRAVCEPIFEKPLKEISYGHLLLRLFQTARRFDMEVQPQLVLLQKTLLNIEGLGRQLYPDLDLWQTAKPYLEEWYKNKVGPKATFNKLKEHLPMMGEKLPELPEMMYQVLSDASKGELEVKWRSAQLEEIKQQMAKNHRKSIMAICGGSLLISAAVILGLDGFSPLMLGDAPLTTWVLGVLGGILLFNALD; from the coding sequence GTGATAAACCCAACAACGGCCTTTCGGCTCATTCGAATTCAGCGTGTGTTGTTGCGTTATGGTCTCGATGAGTTTGTATTTAATTTACATTTATTTAGGCCGTTACGTTATTTAACCTATTTATCCCCTAGCTATTTTTTAGGTAAACGAAAGGGTTCGCGTGGTGAACGTCTTCGTAAGGCACTAGAAGATTTGGGGCCTATTTTTGTGAAGTTTGGCCAAATTTTATCAACACGGCAAGATTTATTGCCACCTGATATTGGCGAAGAGCTGTCGCGCTTACAAGATAATGTTCCACCCTTTGCTGATGATTTAGCGCGCCAGATTATCGAAAGCTCGTTAGAGGTTCCGATAGAAGAGGTGTTTTCGACTTTCTCACCTAGTCCCTTGGCATCAGCCTCTGTGGCGCAAGTGCATACAGCAACATTGCATACCGGCGAAGATGTTGTTGTCAAAGTGCTTCGTCCGGGAATTGAAAAAATTATTAATTCAGATGTGGGTCTGTTATATACCCTGGCGGAACTTGCTAATAAATACTGGGGTGAGGCCAAACGGTTAAAACCCTTAGATGTGGTTAAAGAGTTTGACCATACCATTCATGATGAGTTGGATCTTGTTCGAGAAGCCGCGAATGCCTCGCAGTTACGACGAAACTTTGAGAATTCAGAGCACCTTTATGTGCCCGATGTGTACTGGGATTATACGCGCCAAAATGTGATGGTGATGGAGCGAATCTATGGCACACCAATAGGCAAAATAGATCAATTGCGTGAAAAAGGTGTTGACTTAAAGTTACTTGCCGAACGGGGCGTGGAAATATTTTTCGCACAAGTATTTCGGGATAATTTTTTTCATGCCGATATGCATCCGGGTAATATTTTCGCCTCTGATGATGCAAAATACCTTGCGGTGGATTTCGGTATTATGGGAAGCGTGACGCTTGAAGACCAGCGCTATTTAGCAGAAAATTTCCTAGCCTTTTTTCAGCGTGACTACCTCCGTGTGGCGCAATTGCATATTGAATCGGGCTGGGTGCCTAAAGAAACCCGTGTTGATGAGTTTGAAAGCGCGATTCGTGCAGTGTGTGAGCCGATATTCGAAAAGCCGTTAAAAGAAATTTCGTACGGTCATTTGCTCTTACGCCTTTTTCAAACGGCGCGTCGTTTCGATATGGAAGTGCAGCCACAACTAGTCTTGTTACAAAAAACTTTATTGAATATTGAAGGCTTAGGTCGACAGCTTTATCCAGATTTGGATTTATGGCAAACCGCTAAACCGTATTTAGAGGAATGGTATAAAAATAAAGTAGGGCCAAAAGCGACCTTCAATAAGTTAAAAGAACACCTGCCGATGATGGGGGAAAAATTACCAGAGTTGCCAGAGATGATGTACCAAGTACTCAGTGATGCTTCAAAAGGTGAGCTTGAGGTTAAGTGGAGATCAGCGCAACTAGAAGAAATAAAGCAGCAAATGGCTAAAAATCACCGTAAGAGTATTATGGCAATTTGTGGTGGGAGTTTACTGATTTCAGCTGCGGTTATTTTAGGCTTAGATGGTTTTTCGCCGTTAATGCTGGGTGATGCGCCTTTAACTACTTGGGTTTTGGGTGTGCTGGGTGGAATATTACTGTTTAACGCATTAGACTAA
- a CDS encoding alpha/beta hydrolase, with the protein MLATRLPAIISNPNTPIRCSVIWLHGLGANGNDFAPIVSELGIQDELGIRFVFPHAPSIAVTINGGAVMPAWYDITEMDLMKRADNAGIVSSSKTITDMINDEIATGIEPSKIVIAGFSQGGVIAFDAGLRFPETLAGIMALSTYIPMQDTLPTAEQSGHAKIPIFYGHGDFDPVIPIEQADSSRRFLEASGYCVDWHAYPMEHSVCPQEIHHIKDWLTTVLS; encoded by the coding sequence ATGCTAGCTACCCGACTTCCTGCCATTATCTCAAACCCAAACACACCTATTCGTTGTTCCGTTATTTGGCTACATGGCCTAGGCGCTAATGGCAATGATTTTGCACCCATCGTATCTGAGCTAGGTATTCAAGATGAACTAGGCATACGGTTCGTCTTTCCTCATGCCCCTTCCATCGCGGTAACTATCAACGGCGGCGCTGTCATGCCCGCTTGGTATGACATTACCGAAATGGACTTAATGAAACGTGCCGACAATGCTGGCATTGTATCGTCAAGCAAAACCATTACTGACATGATCAATGACGAAATCGCGACAGGCATTGAGCCTTCAAAAATTGTTATTGCTGGCTTTTCTCAAGGTGGGGTCATCGCTTTTGACGCAGGCCTACGCTTTCCTGAAACGCTTGCAGGCATTATGGCTCTTTCAACCTATATTCCTATGCAAGATACATTGCCAACCGCTGAACAAAGCGGTCACGCTAAGATTCCAATTTTCTATGGGCACGGTGACTTTGATCCTGTGATACCAATTGAACAAGCAGACTCATCACGCCGCTTTCTTGAAGCGTCAGGCTATTGTGTTGACTGGCATGCTTACCCGATGGAACACTCCGTTTGCCCACAAGAAATTCATCACATTAAAGATTGGTTAACAACCGTGCTGTCTTGA
- the hslU gene encoding ATP-dependent protease ATPase subunit HslU — MSQMTPKEIVHELDKHIVGQNAAKRAVAIALRNRWRRSQVPENLRSEITPKNILMIGPTGVGKTEIARRLATLAKAPFIKIEATKFTEVGYVGRDVDSIIRDLADIAVKMTREVEMGKVKRRAEDAAEDRVLDLLLPRAESVDTSDTSDTTGDATRQKFRKKLREGELDDKEIEVEISAPSVGVEIMAPPGMEEMTNQLQGMFQNMSGDKKKKRKMSIKHALVAMVEEEAAKLVNDDELKHKAIENLEQTGIVFLDELDKVCKRGDSGGADVSRDGVQRDLLPLVEGSTVTTKYGPVKTDHILFIASGAFHVSKPSDLIPELQGRFPIRVELDALVAADFVRILTEPNASLTEQYSALLATEEVNLQFTEDGVARIAEMAWQVNEGTENIGARRLHTILERLLDEISFRAPAGSPIDEVIDAAYVDEHLGELASDEDLSRYIL; from the coding sequence ATGAGCCAAATGACACCAAAAGAAATTGTGCATGAACTTGATAAGCATATTGTAGGGCAGAATGCGGCAAAACGAGCCGTAGCTATTGCCTTAAGAAACCGGTGGAGACGCTCACAAGTACCCGAGAATCTACGCAGTGAAATTACGCCCAAGAACATTTTAATGATTGGCCCAACAGGCGTTGGTAAAACAGAAATAGCGCGGCGTTTAGCAACCTTAGCCAAAGCGCCATTTATAAAAATTGAAGCAACTAAATTTACCGAGGTGGGTTATGTCGGTAGAGATGTTGATTCTATTATACGTGATCTTGCTGATATTGCCGTTAAAATGACCCGTGAAGTCGAGATGGGAAAAGTCAAACGTAGAGCGGAAGATGCAGCCGAGGACAGAGTGCTAGACCTTTTATTGCCGCGTGCTGAAAGCGTAGATACAAGCGATACAAGCGATACAACGGGTGATGCAACACGACAAAAATTTCGTAAAAAGCTGCGTGAAGGTGAATTAGACGATAAGGAAATTGAAGTCGAGATAAGTGCGCCTAGCGTGGGTGTGGAAATTATGGCACCTCCTGGTATGGAAGAAATGACCAACCAGTTGCAAGGGATGTTTCAAAACATGTCGGGTGATAAAAAGAAGAAACGTAAAATGTCCATTAAGCATGCTTTGGTGGCGATGGTCGAGGAAGAAGCGGCAAAACTGGTTAATGACGATGAGCTAAAGCACAAGGCAATAGAAAACCTAGAGCAAACGGGGATTGTATTTTTAGATGAGCTGGATAAAGTGTGTAAACGAGGTGATAGCGGCGGTGCCGATGTTTCTCGTGATGGCGTTCAGCGTGATTTGTTACCCTTAGTTGAAGGGAGTACCGTTACGACTAAGTATGGCCCTGTTAAAACAGACCACATTTTATTTATTGCCTCAGGTGCGTTTCACGTGTCGAAGCCTTCAGATCTTATTCCCGAGTTACAAGGCCGATTCCCTATTCGAGTTGAGCTAGATGCGTTGGTAGCAGCGGATTTTGTGCGTATTTTGACAGAACCAAATGCTTCGTTAACAGAGCAATATTCAGCCCTATTGGCAACTGAAGAAGTTAATTTGCAGTTCACAGAAGATGGGGTGGCACGGATTGCAGAAATGGCCTGGCAAGTGAATGAAGGCACTGAAAATATCGGTGCTCGTCGTCTGCATACAATTTTGGAGCGTTTATTGGATGAGATTTCATTCCGCGCACCGGCAGGCTCACCGATAGATGAAGTGATCGACGCGGCGTATGTAGACGAGCACTTAGGTGAGCTTGCTTCAGATGAAGATCTTTCGCGTTATATTTTGTAG
- a CDS encoding DUF4126 domain-containing protein, whose amino-acid sequence MDELNQISQTLALSMGAAWGSGINLYATLLTLGYLAHTGHIDLPPDLLIVADPLVMTAAGLMYAVEFFADKVPGVDTGWDTIHTFVRIPAGAMLAAGAIGDIGPAAEIAAAIVGGSLAGATHATKTGSRALINTSPEPFTNWTASIMEDIAVFAGVWASIQHPTFFMVGLVLFILLMIWALPKLWRAIKRVFTFLGKLFGPSNNDILETPSDGKLPKPD is encoded by the coding sequence GTGGATGAATTAAACCAAATTTCTCAAACACTGGCCTTGAGCATGGGCGCAGCGTGGGGGAGCGGTATCAATTTATACGCTACACTCTTAACCCTTGGTTACTTAGCGCATACTGGTCATATTGATTTGCCGCCTGATTTATTGATTGTAGCGGATCCGCTAGTAATGACCGCTGCTGGATTAATGTATGCAGTTGAGTTTTTTGCCGATAAGGTGCCCGGCGTAGATACCGGCTGGGATACCATCCATACTTTCGTGAGAATTCCTGCTGGCGCTATGTTAGCTGCTGGTGCTATTGGTGACATTGGCCCTGCCGCTGAAATTGCAGCAGCCATCGTTGGTGGAAGCTTAGCTGGTGCGACGCATGCCACAAAAACAGGTAGCCGTGCGTTAATAAACACATCACCCGAACCGTTCACCAACTGGACCGCCTCTATTATGGAAGATATCGCCGTTTTTGCAGGTGTTTGGGCGTCCATCCAACATCCGACCTTTTTTATGGTCGGTTTAGTTTTATTTATCCTCTTAATGATTTGGGCACTACCAAAATTATGGCGTGCAATAAAACGCGTATTTACATTTTTAGGCAAGCTATTTGGCCCCTCTAACAATGATATCTTAGAGACACCCTCGGATGGTAAATTGCCAAAGCCAGACTAA
- the ubiE gene encoding bifunctional demethylmenaquinone methyltransferase/2-methoxy-6-polyprenyl-1,4-benzoquinol methylase UbiE: MVDKTTTHFGFKDVPVAEKVTKVREVFDSVAPSYDIMNDLMSMGVHRLWKRFTVEIANVKPGHVVLDLAGGTGDLSALFAKRVGKTGKVVLADINEAMLRVGRDRMIDKGHISNITYNLANAECLPYASNQFDRVCIGFGLRNVTDKEAALRSMFDVLKPGGRLLILEFSKPTNPLLDKIYDAYSFKLLPKIGELVAKDGDSYQYLAESIRMHPDQSTLKGMMEEAGFERCQVNNLTGGIVAVHTGYKL, from the coding sequence ATGGTAGATAAAACGACAACTCATTTTGGTTTTAAAGATGTTCCCGTTGCAGAAAAAGTAACTAAGGTTCGAGAAGTTTTTGACTCGGTTGCACCGTCGTACGACATTATGAATGATTTAATGTCGATGGGTGTTCACCGGTTGTGGAAACGCTTCACCGTAGAGATCGCGAACGTAAAGCCGGGACATGTGGTGCTTGATCTGGCCGGAGGAACAGGAGACCTGTCAGCACTGTTTGCTAAACGAGTTGGAAAAACCGGCAAAGTTGTTTTAGCAGATATAAATGAAGCAATGCTACGGGTAGGCCGTGATCGAATGATCGATAAAGGTCATATTTCAAACATTACCTACAATTTGGCAAATGCTGAGTGTTTGCCCTATGCCTCTAATCAGTTTGATCGGGTTTGTATCGGTTTTGGACTAAGAAATGTTACAGATAAAGAGGCCGCATTGCGTTCGATGTTTGATGTACTTAAACCGGGTGGTCGCTTATTGATTTTAGAGTTTTCAAAGCCAACCAACCCACTTTTAGACAAGATTTACGATGCGTATTCATTCAAATTATTGCCTAAAATTGGTGAATTAGTTGCGAAAGATGGTGATAGCTACCAGTACCTCGCTGAATCAATTCGTATGCATCCAGATCAATCCACGTTGAAAGGTATGATGGAAGAAGCTGGCTTTGAGCGTTGCCAAGTGAACAACTTAACGGGTGGTATTGTGGCAGTTCATACGGGATATAAGCTGTAG
- a CDS encoding gamma-butyrobetaine hydroxylase-like domain-containing protein codes for MVAITDLVLDQKNRELSLSFDDGRTIKLSCEYLRVFSPSAEVRGHGPGQEVLQVGKESVNIVAIEPVGNYAVRLVFSDEHDTGLYSWPFLIELAENKEENWQDYLNRLEAAGHQRQTS; via the coding sequence ATGGTAGCGATAACAGATTTGGTGCTAGACCAAAAAAACAGGGAGCTGTCATTGAGTTTTGATGATGGTAGAACAATAAAATTGAGTTGCGAATACTTACGCGTATTTTCACCCTCAGCAGAAGTACGTGGGCATGGCCCTGGGCAAGAAGTGTTACAAGTTGGCAAAGAATCGGTCAATATTGTTGCGATAGAGCCAGTGGGTAATTATGCCGTTCGCCTTGTATTCAGTGATGAGCATGATACAGGCTTGTATTCATGGCCATTTCTTATTGAATTGGCAGAGAATAAAGAAGAAAACTGGCAGGATTATTTGAACAGGCTTGAAGCAGCCGGCCATCAACGTCAGACATCATAA
- the lysA gene encoding diaminopimelate decarboxylase, with amino-acid sequence MDYFQYQDKQLFAENVSVQSIVEQFSSPTYIYSRATLERHWKAFDQAFEGRPHLICYAVKANSNIAVLNVLARLGSGFDIVSIGELERVLTAGGQPEKIVFSGVGKRHDEIRRALDVGIRCFNVEVSAELDRINEIAGELGHIANISIRVNPDVDAQTHPYISTGLKENKFGLDIETAFMEYQRANALPHLNITGLDCHIGSQLTDVAPFVDALDRVLSLLDRLQGVGIRIDHLDLGGGLGICYRDEQPPLPADYVKALYQKLGDLPYEILLEPGRAIAGNAGILVTKVEYIKPVEGKRFAIVDAAMNDLMRPALYQAWQNIVPVNLTSTAKTACYDIVGPVCETGDFLGKDRELAIEEGDLLAVRSAGAYGFTMSSNYNSRPSAAEVMVDGEQIHLIGARQRLESLWQNEALLPNETEDAGC; translated from the coding sequence ATGGATTATTTTCAGTACCAAGATAAGCAACTTTTTGCGGAAAATGTTTCGGTTCAATCAATCGTAGAGCAATTCTCTAGCCCCACCTATATTTATTCCCGGGCGACATTGGAACGCCACTGGAAGGCATTTGATCAAGCCTTTGAAGGACGTCCGCACTTAATATGTTATGCGGTTAAAGCGAACTCGAACATTGCGGTGCTAAATGTACTAGCACGCTTAGGTTCAGGGTTTGATATTGTGTCTATCGGTGAGTTAGAACGTGTGTTAACAGCGGGTGGGCAGCCTGAAAAAATTGTTTTCTCAGGGGTTGGTAAACGGCATGATGAAATACGCAGGGCGTTAGACGTTGGTATTCGTTGTTTTAATGTGGAAGTCTCTGCAGAGTTAGACCGTATCAATGAAATTGCGGGTGAGTTAGGTCATATTGCGAATATTTCTATTCGCGTTAACCCTGATGTAGATGCGCAAACGCACCCTTATATTTCTACGGGGTTAAAAGAAAATAAATTTGGCTTAGATATTGAAACAGCCTTTATGGAGTATCAACGCGCGAATGCGTTGCCGCATTTGAATATTACGGGCTTAGATTGCCATATAGGCTCGCAGTTAACGGATGTTGCGCCGTTTGTGGATGCGCTGGATCGGGTATTAAGTTTATTGGATCGGTTACAAGGTGTGGGTATTCGTATTGATCATCTGGATTTAGGTGGAGGTCTTGGTATTTGTTATCGAGACGAGCAACCACCATTGCCTGCCGACTATGTAAAAGCCTTGTACCAAAAGCTAGGCGATCTGCCCTATGAAATATTATTAGAACCAGGCCGTGCAATTGCCGGAAATGCAGGTATTTTAGTGACTAAGGTTGAATATATTAAACCGGTAGAAGGTAAGCGGTTTGCTATTGTAGATGCAGCGATGAATGACTTGATGCGCCCTGCACTATATCAAGCGTGGCAAAATATTGTGCCTGTTAATTTAACGTCAACAGCTAAAACAGCTTGTTATGATATTGTTGGTCCAGTTTGTGAAACAGGTGATTTTTTAGGAAAAGACCGTGAGCTGGCTATTGAAGAAGGCGATTTATTAGCGGTCCGTTCTGCGGGCGCTTATGGGTTCACAATGAGCTCGAATTACAATTCAAGACCAAGTGCTGCTGAGGTTATGGTGGATGGAGAGCAGATCCACTTAATTGGCGCACGACAACGGTTAGAAAGCTTATGGCAAAACGAAGCACTATTACCGAATGAAACTGAGGACGCAGGTTGTTAA
- the hslV gene encoding ATP-dependent protease subunit HslV, which yields MVDFRGTTIVSVRRGDSVVIGGDGQVTLGNTIMKGNARKVRKLASGDVIAGFAGATADAFTLFERFEGMLEKHHGNLTRAAVEMAKDWRTDRMLRKLEALLAIADSKDSLIISGNGDVIQPEQDLIAIGSGGPFAQSAAKALLENTELSAREIVEKSLNIAGDICIYTNHNQTIEELTSEGKEVI from the coding sequence ATCGTGGATTTTAGAGGAACAACAATCGTCTCTGTGCGACGAGGTGATAGTGTCGTAATAGGTGGTGATGGGCAAGTCACCTTGGGCAATACGATTATGAAAGGAAATGCTCGAAAAGTTCGTAAACTTGCTAGTGGGGATGTTATTGCTGGCTTCGCGGGTGCAACAGCCGATGCATTTACCTTGTTTGAGCGTTTTGAAGGCATGCTTGAAAAGCATCATGGTAATTTAACCCGCGCGGCGGTTGAAATGGCTAAAGATTGGCGAACAGACCGGATGCTGCGTAAGTTGGAAGCGCTACTGGCAATTGCAGACAGTAAAGACTCGCTGATTATTTCGGGTAATGGTGATGTGATTCAACCGGAGCAAGATCTTATTGCCATCGGTTCAGGTGGCCCCTTTGCACAATCAGCAGCCAAAGCGTTATTAGAAAATACAGAATTGAGTGCCCGTGAGATTGTAGAAAAATCACTCAATATTGCCGGCGATATCTGCATTTATACTAATCATAACCAAACGATAGAAGAATTAACGTCCGAGGGGAAAGAAGTAATATGA
- a CDS encoding ubiquinone biosynthesis accessory factor UbiJ has translation MSLVSPFLKPLQIAVNRYLDYDPEVPKQLARMEGRVIELHFQQLELSLYMIISADGLDIREVFEGKADATISGTPLALAMMNIQSSTSSLLSGDVVIEGDTELAAQFQTFLKAIEVDWEEPLSKITGDVLAHQFGNLVRDVSAWVRETTKTTAINASEYVREEQNILPSKFEVNKFKAGVDDLRLSVERLEAKVQRLMAAKLNLEND, from the coding sequence GTGTCATTAGTCAGCCCTTTTTTGAAACCATTGCAAATAGCGGTGAACCGTTATTTGGATTACGACCCAGAGGTTCCTAAGCAGCTAGCTAGGATGGAAGGTCGAGTTATTGAATTACATTTTCAGCAACTAGAGTTAAGCCTTTATATGATTATCAGCGCAGATGGGCTTGATATTCGAGAGGTATTTGAGGGCAAAGCTGATGCCACTATTTCAGGCACACCATTAGCATTGGCGATGATGAATATACAGTCATCAACCTCTAGCTTATTGTCGGGCGATGTGGTGATAGAGGGCGATACTGAGTTGGCTGCTCAATTCCAAACATTTCTTAAGGCGATAGAGGTTGACTGGGAAGAGCCATTATCGAAGATAACAGGTGATGTATTGGCTCATCAATTTGGAAACCTCGTTCGTGATGTATCGGCTTGGGTTCGAGAAACAACGAAGACAACCGCCATTAATGCATCAGAGTATGTTCGAGAAGAACAAAATATATTGCCCTCTAAATTTGAAGTGAATAAATTTAAAGCGGGTGTGGATGACTTACGATTATCTGTTGAGCGGCTAGAGGCAAAAGTCCAACGCTTGATGGCGGCGAAGCTTAACCTAGAAAACGACTGA
- the dapF gene encoding diaminopimelate epimerase, which yields MLINFSKMHGLGNDFVVIDAINQTVQLTAEQIKALADRHYGIGFDQLLLVEPAKMSADFRYVIYNADGSEVSQCGNGARCFALFVTQKGLTNKRSIRVETDAGELVLTVNEEQLVTVDMGVPKLDPANVPLIAKQQQLQYSVDVLDRTVAFSALSMGNPHAVLQVENVATAEVEAVGAALESHSLFPERANIGFSEITGPDSLALRVYERGAGETLACGSGACAAVVAAVRLGKVTTPTTVALTGGELTIDWQGEGAPVMMSGPATFVFDGMIDI from the coding sequence TTGTTAATTAACTTTAGTAAAATGCATGGCTTAGGTAATGACTTTGTTGTTATTGATGCCATAAACCAAACGGTTCAGCTAACGGCCGAGCAAATTAAAGCCTTAGCCGATCGCCACTACGGTATTGGCTTTGACCAACTACTCTTAGTAGAACCGGCAAAAATGAGTGCGGACTTTCGTTATGTTATTTATAACGCAGATGGTAGTGAGGTTTCTCAGTGTGGTAATGGCGCACGTTGTTTTGCGCTATTCGTGACACAAAAAGGCTTAACCAATAAACGCTCAATTCGAGTGGAAACAGACGCCGGTGAGTTGGTTTTAACGGTTAATGAGGAACAGTTGGTAACGGTTGATATGGGGGTTCCAAAACTCGACCCGGCAAATGTTCCATTAATAGCGAAGCAACAACAATTACAATACAGCGTTGATGTATTGGATAGGACCGTAGCGTTTTCAGCGTTATCAATGGGTAATCCTCATGCAGTACTTCAAGTTGAAAATGTCGCGACAGCAGAGGTCGAGGCAGTGGGCGCCGCGCTGGAAAGTCATAGCCTTTTCCCAGAGCGGGCGAATATTGGTTTTAGTGAAATAACGGGGCCGGATAGCCTCGCATTACGTGTTTATGAGCGCGGCGCCGGTGAAACCTTGGCTTGTGGAAGCGGTGCTTGTGCGGCGGTTGTTGCCGCAGTTCGATTGGGTAAAGTAACCACGCCAACAACGGTTGCCCTAACCGGTGGCGAATTAACGATTGATTGGCAAGGTGAAGGGGCTCCGGTAATGATGAGCGGGCCGGCGACATTTGTTTTTGATGGTATGATTGATATATGA
- the xerC gene encoding tyrosine recombinase XerC — translation MEPAAVEARQQFLDALNVERRFSLNTLQAYARDLSQLVNYCDENELVSWSQLDPHHVRRFVAQRHRKGLSARSLQRELSACRSFFSYLIKTNVLLNNPASGIRAPKSAKTLPKVLDVDQINSLLEAVPNDDLEIRDVAMWELLYSSGLRVSELANIDLMDLDLSSRTVHVVNGKGGKSRLLPLGRKAVNAIRKWLAVRMDKVKTGEMALFVGKTGLRLSTRSIQSRLERWRKRQGLQGRLHPHMLRHSFASHMLESSQDLRAVQELLGHSNISTTQVYTHLDFQHLASVYDKAHPKAKPKKK, via the coding sequence ATGGAACCAGCGGCTGTTGAGGCACGTCAGCAGTTTTTAGATGCATTAAACGTTGAGCGTAGATTCTCTTTAAATACGTTACAAGCCTATGCGCGTGACTTATCTCAATTAGTTAATTATTGTGATGAGAATGAGCTCGTTTCATGGTCGCAACTTGATCCACACCATGTTCGGCGTTTTGTCGCACAGCGACACCGAAAAGGCTTGAGTGCTCGAAGTTTGCAGCGCGAATTATCGGCCTGTCGGAGCTTTTTTAGTTATCTCATTAAAACCAATGTGCTGTTGAATAACCCTGCGTCTGGTATTCGAGCGCCGAAATCAGCGAAAACCTTACCTAAGGTGTTGGATGTCGACCAGATTAATAGTCTGTTAGAGGCGGTCCCCAATGATGACCTGGAAATTCGTGATGTAGCGATGTGGGAACTGCTTTACTCGTCGGGTCTACGGGTCAGTGAATTAGCGAATATAGATTTAATGGACTTGGACTTAAGTAGCCGAACGGTTCATGTTGTCAACGGAAAAGGAGGTAAGTCCCGCTTATTACCGTTGGGCCGGAAGGCTGTCAACGCTATTCGTAAATGGTTAGCAGTGCGGATGGATAAGGTTAAAACGGGTGAAATGGCGTTGTTTGTCGGAAAGACAGGTTTACGCTTAAGCACAAGAAGTATTCAGTCGCGTTTAGAGCGATGGCGAAAACGCCAAGGCTTGCAAGGGCGCTTGCACCCACATATGTTACGACACTCATTTGCGAGTCATATGTTGGAGTCAAGCCAAGACCTTCGAGCGGTGCAAGAATTATTAGGTCACAGTAATATTAGTACCACGCAAGTATACACGCACTTAGATTTTCAACACCTAGCGTCGGTTTACGATAAAGCGCACCCAAAGGCTAAGCCGAAAAAGAAATAA
- a CDS encoding DUF484 family protein produces the protein MSTQATATTEGLTAEQVREYLLTTPDFFNQYPELLDDIQVVEQHGGVVSLTMRQLAILRDKNEKSQKQLEGLLAIARENDALFGRMQQLTTTLIDARCVEDVFATLDDTLRECFGAEFFAIRLVDENSDSVFPISDVLWQKDNPQLEHFKRLLESQKIKCGLPTHAQAKALFNQQADEVKSAALIPLKVAQQDGILAIGSKDSDRFHTTMGTLFLEHLGELVAKRLNSLQEIKE, from the coding sequence ATGAGTACACAAGCAACTGCAACAACAGAAGGGTTAACGGCTGAACAAGTCCGTGAATACTTGTTAACCACACCAGATTTTTTTAATCAATATCCAGAGTTACTCGACGATATTCAAGTGGTAGAGCAGCACGGTGGCGTGGTTTCTCTTACGATGCGTCAACTAGCAATTTTACGAGATAAAAACGAAAAGTCTCAAAAGCAACTTGAAGGCCTGTTAGCGATTGCGCGTGAAAATGATGCCTTATTCGGGCGGATGCAGCAGTTAACAACCACATTAATTGATGCTCGTTGTGTGGAAGATGTATTCGCAACACTTGATGACACCCTGCGAGAATGTTTCGGTGCAGAGTTTTTTGCTATTCGCTTAGTAGACGAAAATAGCGACAGTGTCTTCCCCATCAGTGATGTTCTCTGGCAAAAAGATAATCCTCAGTTAGAGCATTTTAAACGCTTGCTTGAGTCACAGAAGATTAAGTGTGGCTTGCCGACACACGCACAGGCGAAGGCGTTGTTTAATCAACAAGCGGATGAGGTTAAGTCTGCTGCGCTGATTCCACTCAAGGTCGCCCAACAAGATGGCATATTGGCCATAGGCAGTAAGGATTCAGACCGTTTTCACACAACCATGGGTACCTTGTTTTTAGAGCACCTTGGGGAGCTGGTTGCCAAACGGCTTAACTCACTGCAAGAGATAAAAGAGTAA